A DNA window from Mycolicibacter hiberniae contains the following coding sequences:
- the gyrB gene encoding DNA topoisomerase (ATP-hydrolyzing) subunit B, which yields MAAQNKYGADSIKVLEGLEAVRKRPGMYIGSTGERGLHHLIWEVVDNAVDEAMAGYASTVSVRILEDGGVEVTDDGRGIPVAMHATGVPTVDVVMTVLHAGGKFEEGAYSVSGGLHGVGVSVVNALSTRLEADIFRDGYEWFQTYDKSVPGTLRKGEKSKKTGTTIRFWADPDIFETTTYDFETVARRLQEMAFLNKGLTIELTDERVRVEEVVDEVVSDTAEAPKTADEQAAEAVAPHKVKHRVFCYPGGLRDFVSHINRTKTAIHPTIVDFDGKGTGHEVEIAMQWNGGYSESVHTFANTINTVEGGTHEEGFRSALTSVVNKYAKDKKLLKDKDPNLTGDDIREGLAAVISVKVSQPQFEGQTKTKLGNTEVKSFVQKVCNEQLGHWFEANPAEAKTIINKAVSSAQARMAARKARELVRRKSATDLGGLPGKLADCRSNDPSKSELYVVEGDSAGGSAKSGRDSMFQAILPLRGKIINVEKARIDRVLKNNEVQAIITALGTGIHDEFDISKLRYHKIVLMADADVDGQHISTLLLTLLFRFMRPLVEHGHVFLAQPPLYKLKWQRGTEAEFAYSDRERDGLLEAGKAAGKKINMDDGIQRYKGLGEMDAKELWETTMDPSVRVLRQITLDDAAAADELFSILMGEDVEARRSFITRNAKDVRFLDV from the coding sequence GTGGCTGCCCAAAACAAATATGGTGCCGATTCCATCAAGGTTCTCGAAGGCCTCGAAGCCGTCCGCAAAAGACCCGGTATGTATATCGGCTCCACGGGTGAACGCGGCCTGCACCACCTGATCTGGGAGGTGGTCGACAACGCCGTCGACGAGGCGATGGCCGGCTACGCCTCCACGGTGTCTGTTCGCATCCTCGAAGACGGCGGCGTGGAGGTCACCGACGACGGCCGCGGAATTCCGGTGGCGATGCACGCGACCGGTGTTCCGACCGTGGACGTGGTCATGACCGTGCTGCACGCCGGTGGAAAGTTCGAGGAGGGCGCCTACAGCGTCTCCGGCGGCCTGCACGGTGTGGGCGTCTCGGTGGTCAACGCGCTCTCGACGCGCCTGGAGGCCGACATCTTCCGGGACGGCTACGAGTGGTTCCAGACCTACGACAAGTCGGTGCCGGGAACGCTGCGCAAGGGCGAGAAGAGCAAGAAGACCGGAACCACCATTCGATTCTGGGCGGACCCGGACATCTTCGAGACCACCACCTATGACTTCGAGACCGTCGCGCGGCGCCTACAGGAGATGGCGTTCCTCAACAAGGGGCTGACCATCGAGCTCACCGACGAGCGGGTGCGGGTCGAAGAGGTTGTCGACGAGGTGGTCAGCGACACCGCCGAGGCGCCGAAGACCGCCGATGAGCAGGCCGCCGAGGCGGTGGCCCCGCACAAGGTCAAGCACCGCGTCTTCTGCTACCCCGGCGGTCTGCGCGACTTCGTCTCACACATCAACCGCACCAAGACCGCGATCCACCCGACGATCGTCGACTTCGACGGCAAGGGAACCGGGCACGAAGTCGAGATCGCCATGCAGTGGAACGGCGGCTACTCGGAGTCGGTGCACACCTTCGCCAACACCATCAACACCGTCGAGGGCGGCACCCACGAAGAGGGCTTCCGGTCCGCGCTGACCAGCGTGGTGAACAAATACGCCAAAGACAAGAAGCTGCTCAAGGACAAGGACCCCAACCTCACCGGCGACGACATCCGCGAGGGCCTCGCGGCCGTCATCTCGGTGAAGGTCTCCCAGCCGCAGTTCGAGGGCCAGACCAAGACCAAGCTGGGCAACACCGAAGTCAAGTCGTTTGTGCAGAAGGTCTGCAACGAGCAGCTCGGCCACTGGTTCGAGGCCAACCCCGCCGAGGCCAAGACCATCATCAACAAGGCGGTCTCCTCCGCGCAGGCGCGGATGGCGGCGCGTAAGGCCCGGGAGCTGGTGCGGCGCAAGAGCGCCACCGACCTGGGCGGCCTGCCCGGAAAGCTGGCCGACTGCCGTTCCAACGACCCCAGTAAGTCTGAACTCTATGTGGTGGAGGGTGATTCGGCCGGCGGCTCGGCCAAGAGCGGCCGCGACTCGATGTTCCAGGCGATCCTGCCGTTGCGCGGCAAGATCATCAACGTCGAGAAGGCGCGTATCGACCGCGTCCTGAAGAACAACGAGGTCCAGGCGATCATCACCGCGCTGGGCACCGGTATCCACGACGAGTTCGACATCTCCAAGCTGCGCTACCACAAGATCGTGCTGATGGCCGACGCCGACGTCGACGGCCAGCACATCTCCACCCTGCTGCTGACGCTGCTGTTCCGTTTCATGCGGCCGCTGGTGGAGCACGGACACGTGTTCTTGGCGCAGCCGCCGCTGTACAAGCTGAAGTGGCAGCGCGGCACCGAAGCCGAATTCGCCTACTCCGACCGTGAACGCGACGGTCTGCTCGAAGCCGGCAAGGCCGCCGGCAAGAAGATCAACATGGACGACGGCATCCAGCGCTACAAGGGTCTGGGTGAGATGGACGCCAAGGAGCTGTGGGAGACCACCATGGACCCCAGCGTCCGGGTGCTGCGGCAGATCACCCTCGACGACGCCGCCGCCGCCGACGAACTGTTCTCGATTCTGATGGGCGAGGACGTCGAGGCCCGGCGCAGCTTCATCACCCGGAACGCGAAAGACGTGCGCTTCCTGGATGTTTAG